The proteins below are encoded in one region of Juglans microcarpa x Juglans regia isolate MS1-56 chromosome 4D, Jm3101_v1.0, whole genome shotgun sequence:
- the LOC121259022 gene encoding LOW QUALITY PROTEIN: DNA mismatch repair protein MLH3 (The sequence of the model RefSeq protein was modified relative to this genomic sequence to represent the inferred CDS: inserted 1 base in 1 codon; deleted 2 bases in 1 codon), whose translation MRSINPLPGAVRSSVRSGVILLDLPRVVEELVFNSLDAGATKVSVYVGIGTCSVKVVDDGSGIPRDGLVLLGERYATSKFHQLADMDDASESFGFRGEALASISDVSVLEIVTKAYGRPNGYRKVIKGCKCIYLGIDGDRKEVGTTVNVRDLFYNQPVRRKYMQSSPKRVLHSVKKCILMIALVHSQISFKVIDNESGDELLYTHPSSPLSLLTSEFGVEVPDSLHELNVGDDILKLSGYISGPCDGFEIKAFQYVYINSRFICKGPIHKLLNQLAIQFDCLDPWKISSQNQKRSRSQAYPAYLLNLSCPRSLYDLTFEPSKAKVEFKDWAPILTFTEKAIQRFWNDNLTLGIDLSETSEIAKKKLRVKNHKASLDIFSSPSEMLKEFDHLSDIEHDGIPHANLHKNSAEFIEQQNEMGFVCQNDYAFQSWDGLEAKCIPCEYENHLLTSDNNFLSIEDNCLKNRSNADVENSLSSVWGVEFLKVDPVVSNELAGIALSCDLVGRDIEKPFLQVCSSQLRLPXERALFANDDGYEFQRDRFRTNWKQRSAHDSDDVLEFEGTKQSFDLLPRTHWQEDASCSQSFTREIKKVDVPADFDFSSRAFGKSIPSYAEHFIEEDVLEYDSFVKHLGKLGSSHSGWCPWPQIPYFATPWGFEHLRDGNALRESPHSGESVGYGHLVSKEKSDCKSSFDIMPKGSRREYCTSPCLYNKVDFDDYACFSRNSCKFFPRVNQEYKFSLERANILPDDTVWLNMESEAKDYTRVDKYESQRDPMGYQDSEQDRVPKKRSRRSLSAPPFYRGKRRFFSLNCPSIMKAGKPGAKIFHNALPYPEDDLLKHAKQPSGAHHLYFKPSSVEHLLLDNRLDMEKMTSISANLKENEEGDTVEQSCYFGSQDMAPVFFSKKTQDSVNSWSKWRSFSSQITNKNKSCDTNNESHILDISSGFLHLAGDSLVPESINKNCLGKAKVLQQVDKKFIPVVAGRTLAVIDQHAADERIRLEDLRNKVFSGEAKTINYLNIEQELILPEIAYQLLQNYAEQIKDWGWICNIHGQDSRSFKRNLNLLHRRPIVVTLLAVPNILGVNLSDVDLLEFLQQLADTDGSSTMPPSVLRVLNMKACRGAIMFGDSLLPSECSLIVEELTQTSLCFQCAHGRPTTIPIVNLEALHTQIAKLGSLGDNPNKLWHGLHRQELSIDRAAQRLGSARA comes from the exons ATGAGGAGCATCAATCCCTTGCCCGGGGCAGTTCGTAGTTCGGTGCGCTCTGGCGTTATCCTCTTAGACCTGCCAAGGGTTGTGGAAGAGTTGGTTTTTAACAGTCTGGATGCCGGCGCGACGAAG GTATCAGTTTATGTAGGGATTGGCACCTGTTCAGTAAAAGTAGTGGATGATG GATCTGGCATTCCTAGGGACGGATTGGTGTTGTTGGGAGAAAGATACG CGACATCAAAGTTTCACCAGTTGGCTGATATGGATGATGCAAGTGAGAGTTTTGGCTTTCGGGGAGAAGCATTGGCTTCCATTTCCGATGTTTCAGTGTTGGAAATTGTAACAAAAGCTTATGGGAGGCCGAATGGATATCGTAAAGTCATAAAG GGATGCAAGTGCATATATCTTGGAATTGACGGTGATAGGAAGGAAGTAGGCACCACAG TTAATGTCCGCGATTTATTTTACAACCAACCAGTTCGGAGGAAATATATGCAATCAAg CCCCAAGAGGGTGTTGCACTCAGTCAAGAAATGCATCCTTATGATTGCCCTTGTCCACTCACAGATTTCCTTCAAAGTCATTGATAACGAAAG TGGGGACGAGCTTCTTTACACTCATCCTTCTTCTCCTTTGTCACTATTGACAAGTGAGTTTGGGGTTGAAGTTCCTGACTCTCTTCATGAATTGAACGTTGGTGATGATATATTAAAGCTATCTGGCTATATATCTGGCCCCTGTGATGGTTTTGAAATTAAG GCCTTCCAATATGTCT ATATTAACTCTCGGTTCATTTGCAAAGGTCCAATTCATAAACTGCTGAATCAATTGGCCATTCAGTTTGACTGTTTGGATCCATGGAAAATCAGTTCCCAAAACCAGAAAAGAAGTAGGTCTCAAGCTTATCCAGCTTATCTTTTGAATCTAAGCTGCCCTCGTTCTCTGTATGATTTGACCTTTGAACCATCAAAGGCAAAAGTTGAATTCAAG GATTGGGCTCCTATACTTACCTTCACTGAGAAGGCCATTCAAAGATTTTGGAACGACAATCTAACTCTTGGTATAGACTTGTCAGAAACCTCTGAAATTGCAAAAAAGAAGCTTAGGGTAAAAAATCATAAAGCTTCTCTTGACATTTTCTCTTCCCCTTCGGAGATGCTCAAAGAGTTCGACCATTTGTCTGACATAGAACATGATGGAATTCCTCATGCAAACCTGCACAAAAATTCTGCTGAGTTTATAGAGCAACAAAATGAGATGGGATTTGTTTGTCAAAATGATTATGCTTTCCAATCATGGGATGGTCTTGAAGCCAAATGCATACCCTGTGAGTATGAGAACCATCTGTTGACATCTGATAACAATTTTCTATCCATAGAAGATAATTGCTTGAAGAATAGATCCAATGCTGATGTGGAGAACAGTTTAAGCTCAGTATGGGGAGTTGAGTTCCTTAAAGTTGATCCAGTTGTGAGCAATGAATTGGCAGGGATTGCATTATCTTGTGACTTGGTTGGCAGGGATATCGAGAAACCCTTCCTGCAGGTTTGTTCCTCACAACTAAGGCTGC TTGAGAGGGCTTTGTTTGCAAATGATGACGGATATGAATTTCAAAGGGATCGCTTCAGGACCAACTGGAAGCAAAGAAGTGCTCATGACAGTGATGATGTTCTGGAATTTGAAGGCACTAAACAGAGTTTTGATTTACTTCCAAGGACCCATTGGCAAGAAGATGCATCATGTTCTCAGTCCTTTaccagagaaattaaaaaagttgatgTGCCTGcagattttgatttttcatcAAGAGCTTTTGGGAAGTCAATCCCATCTTATGCAGAGCATTTCATTGAAGAAGATGTTCTTGAATATGATTCGTTTGTCAAACACTTGGGGAAATTAGGCTCTAGTCATTCTGGCTGGTGTCCCTGGCCTCAGATTCCTTATTTC GCCACCCCTTGGGGTTTTGAGCATTTAAGGGATGGAAATGCACTCAGGGAGAGTCCTCACTCTGGTGAAAGTGTTGGTTATGGGCATCTTGTGTCTAAGGAAAAGAGCGACTGCAAATCTAGTTTTGATATCATGCCAAAGGGCTCTAGACGGGAATATTGCACCTCCCCTTGTCTGTATAACAAAGTAGATTTTGATGATTATGCTTGTTTTAGTAGAAATTCCTGCAAATTCTTTCCTAGAGTTAATCAAGAGTATAAATTTTCTCTTGAACGTGCAAATATATTGCCAGATGATACAGTCTGGTTGAATATGGAATCAGAAGCTAAAGATTACACACGTGTTGACAAATATGAAAGCCAAAGAGATCCAATGGGATATCAAGATTCTGAACAGGATCGTGTTCCTAAAAAAAGGTCGAGAAGAAGCCTTTCAGCTCCACCATTTTACAGAGGGAAAAGGAGGTTCTTTTCCTTAAATTGTCCTTCAATTATGAAAGCGGGAAAACCCGGAGCCAAAATCTTTCACAATGCTCTTCCTTATCCAG AGGATGATCTGCTGAAACATGCCAAACAACCTTCTGGTGCTCATCATTTATATTTCAAGCCAAGTTCTGTGGAGCATTTGTTGTTAGACAATAG ACTGGATATGGAGAAGATGACAAGCATTTCAGCAAACTTGAAGGAGAATGAAGAAGGTGACACTGTTGAACAGTCCTGTTATTTTGGCAGTCAAGACATGGCTCCAG TCTTCTTCTCAAAGAAAACTCAAGATTCCGTGAATTCTTGGTCTAAATGGCGGAGTTTCTCTTCCCAGATAACA aacaaaaataaatcgTGTGATACCAACAATGAAAGTCATATACTTGACATCTCTTCTGGATTCTTGCATCTTGCTGGTGATTCTTTAGTTCCTGAATCTATCAACAAGAACTGCCTGGGTAAAGCCAAAGTTCTTCAGCAGGTGGATAAGAAATTCATTCCGGTTGTGGCTGGTAGAACACTTGCTGTTATTGACCAG CATGCTGCAGATGAAAGGATCCGACTGGAAGACCTACGcaataag GTGTTTTCTGGAGAAGCAAAGACGATTAATTATCTTAACATTGAGCAAGAGTTG ATCCTGCCAGAAATAGCCTATCAGTTGCTGCAAAATTATGCTGAACAGATAAAAGATTGGGGTTGGATCTGCAACATACATGGTCAAGATTCAAGGTCTTTCAAGAG GAATTTGAATCTTCTCCACAGGCGTCCAATAGTTGTCACTCTTCTTGCG GTACCAAACATTTTAGGTGTTAATTTGTCTGATGTAGATCTTTTGGAATTTCTTCAGCAG CTTGCTGATACGGATGGATCATCAACAATGCCACCATCAGTCCTCCGTGTCCTTAATATGAAAGCATGCAGAG GTGCAATTATGTTTGGGGACTCTTTGTTACCTTCGGAATGCTCCCTCATTGTGGAAGAGCTAACGCAGACCTCGCTTTGTTTCCAG TGTGCTCATGGACGACCAACAACTATCCCCATTGTCAACTTGGAGGCATTGCACACGCAGATAGCTAAGCTCGGATCTTTGGGTGATAACCCAAACAAGTTGTGGCACGGTTTACATCGACAAGAACTTAGTATTGATCGTGCGGCACAGCGGTTAGGTTCTGCAAGAGCTTAG